One uncultured Draconibacterium sp. genomic window, TCGCTGGTAATCCAAAGTATATTGGGTTTTACATTTTGTTCCTGCGCTTTTGTTAAAAGTGGTAATGTGCAATAAACAAAAAAAATGACTAATGTAAATTGTAAAGATCCGGTTTTCATTTTACGTAAGTATTGGTTTTAAATGGAGTTTAAATACAAGTAAAAAAAAGATCACCCGTCAAAATTACGGGCAATCTTTCTAAATCTACTATTCTCTATTTACCATCAATTTTCGTTAAATAATCAACAACTGCCGTATGGCCGTTGGCCTGGGCAAACGACAGGGCATTATCCCCATCGATGTCTTTTAATCCGGTATTTGCACCATTTTCAACAAGAATTTTAACATTCTCGAGTTGACCCTCGGCAGCTGCAAACATTAATGCAGAGAAATGCTCTTCATTGTCCTGAATATCAATTGCAGCTCCTTTAGCAAGAAGCATCTTTACTGTTTCAGGAAATGGCCCGGAAGCAGCAAACAGCAATGCACTTCTACCGTTAACATCAACTAAATTTATTTCAGCATTGCATTTTAAAAGTTCTTCTACAATTTGTATTGCACCGTTAAAAGAGGCAAACATTAAAGCCGTTCGATTATCCTGATCTTTGAAATTTACATCGGCACCACCCTTCAAATACTCTTGTACTTTAACAACATCTCCATTTTGAGTGGATGACAGTAACAAAGCGGATAGTTGAGTTATATCTGTCGAAGTCTGAGTTTTTACTTCCGAACTCCCTTCTGCTTTTTCCTTTTTTACGCCGGAACAACTTATTAAAACAACGGAAAGTAAAAATGGAATAAGCTTCCTATGCATTTTACAAATTCCCATGTGCAAAACTTTTTTAATGCGCTTGTGGTGCAAACAATTTTTGCAGCTGATCAGGTGTAAGTTTCCAGTATTCAATTCCCGGATTCTTTTTCACCTTCTCGTTGTATTCCTCAATAAATTTCTGGTTTAGTTCATCAGTATCGCCATATTGTACACGCAATTCTTCCAACTGCTTGTGCAGGTCGGCCTGAACATCGGTGTATGCCGGATCATCATAAATATTTACCATCTCATTCGGATCTTTTTCCAGGTCGAACAATTCCCACTTATCCATGTCGTAGTAGAAATGGATGAGTTTGTACTTGTCGGTGGTGATACCGTAATGGCGCATCACATTGTGTTCCGACGGATGCTCGTAGTAATGATAATAGTGTGCTTTTCGCCAGTCGGCAGGTGTTTCTCCTTTTAAGATCGGAAGCATACTTTTTCCCTGCATGTCGGCAGGAACTGTTCCTCCGGCAATATCAATTAATGTTTCGCCAAAATCAAGATTCGAAACAAGGTCGTTGTTTACCGAACCGGCCTCTATGATACCCGGCCAGCTGATTAAAAGTGGAGTGTTTAACGATTCTTTATACATCCAGCGTTTGTCGAACCAACCGTGTTCGCCCAGGTAAAATCCCTGATCGGAA contains:
- a CDS encoding ankyrin repeat domain-containing protein; this encodes MHRKLIPFLLSVVLISCSGVKKEKAEGSSEVKTQTSTDITQLSALLLSSTQNGDVVKVQEYLKGGADVNFKDQDNRTALMFASFNGAIQIVEELLKCNAEINLVDVNGRSALLFAASGPFPETVKMLLAKGAAIDIQDNEEHFSALMFAAAEGQLENVKILVENGANTGLKDIDGDNALSFAQANGHTAVVDYLTKIDGK